From a single Calothrix sp. NIES-2098 genomic region:
- a CDS encoding carboxyphosphonoenolpyruvate phosphonomutase: MSAGQKLRQLLARPEIIVIPGVYDCLGAKLAENSGFEVVATSGFGIAASTLGLPDYGFLTATEMLYSVGRIAQSITVPLIADLDTGYGNALNAIRTVKDAVQLGLAGVLLEDQEWPKKCGHFEGKRVIPLAEHAGKIRAAVEARGDSDLVIIARTDARATLGLEEAIARGRAYIAAGADILFVEAPQSVEELKAIAAAFPNVPLVANIVEGGKTPQLTAAELQQLGFKIVFFPLTALFAVTKVMTACLTHLKTQGSTANLTDLVSFQEFQELIGVPKYLQMEKHFAAENCTLISDTIQK; encoded by the coding sequence ATGTCTGCTGGACAAAAACTACGTCAGTTATTGGCGCGTCCTGAAATTATTGTCATTCCTGGAGTCTACGACTGTCTGGGTGCTAAGTTGGCTGAAAACTCAGGTTTTGAAGTAGTGGCTACTAGCGGTTTTGGCATTGCTGCTTCTACATTGGGTTTACCAGACTACGGTTTTCTTACTGCTACAGAAATGCTCTACAGTGTAGGGCGAATTGCGCAATCAATTACTGTTCCTTTAATTGCTGATTTAGATACTGGCTACGGTAACGCTTTGAATGCCATCCGGACTGTTAAGGATGCTGTACAGTTGGGTTTGGCTGGCGTACTGCTAGAAGATCAGGAATGGCCGAAAAAGTGCGGTCATTTTGAGGGTAAGCGAGTTATCCCCCTTGCAGAACACGCCGGAAAAATCCGCGCCGCCGTAGAAGCCCGTGGTGATAGCGATCTGGTAATTATTGCTCGCACTGATGCGCGTGCTACCTTAGGTTTAGAAGAAGCGATCGCTCGCGGTCGAGCTTACATTGCCGCGGGTGCAGATATACTCTTTGTAGAAGCTCCCCAATCTGTAGAAGAATTAAAAGCGATCGCAGCTGCTTTTCCAAACGTACCACTAGTAGCTAATATCGTTGAAGGTGGTAAAACTCCCCAACTAACTGCTGCTGAGTTACAGCAATTAGGCTTTAAAATAGTGTTTTTTCCGCTTACGGCTCTGTTCGCTGTCACTAAGGTAATGACCGCTTGCTTAACTCATTTAAAAACACAGGGAAGCACAGCGAACTTGACAGATTTAGTCAGCTTTCAAGAATTTCAAGAACTCATCGGTGTCCCTAAATATCTGCAAATGGAAAAGCACTTTGCAGCAGAAAACTGCACGCTAATTTCTGACACAATTCAGAAATAA
- a CDS encoding glutathione peroxidase, producing MNTKISDIAVKTINGEEKQLSEYAGKVLLIVNVASYCGYTPQYEGLEKLNQEYGEAGLRILAFPSNDFGAQEPGSNEEIVQFCTNNYGVTFELFDKVNAKSLPQHPLYARLTNAVEPTGPVAWNFEKFVINKQGEVVARFKSSVKPYSPELIATIESELAK from the coding sequence ATGAATACCAAAATTTCTGACATTGCAGTTAAAACAATCAACGGTGAAGAAAAGCAACTTAGTGAGTACGCTGGTAAAGTACTATTAATTGTGAATGTAGCTTCCTATTGCGGTTACACTCCTCAATATGAGGGGCTAGAAAAGTTGAACCAAGAGTATGGAGAAGCTGGATTACGTATTCTCGCCTTTCCCTCCAATGATTTTGGCGCACAAGAACCTGGAAGCAACGAAGAAATTGTACAATTCTGTACGAATAACTATGGAGTGACTTTTGAACTATTCGATAAAGTTAATGCCAAAAGTTTGCCACAGCATCCACTTTATGCTCGACTCACCAATGCAGTTGAACCAACAGGCCCTGTAGCTTGGAATTTTGAAAAATTCGTCATCAATAAACAGGGTGAAGTAGTGGCTCGTTTTAAGAGTAGTGTCAAACCATATTCACCAGAATTAATTGCCACAATTGAAAGTGAATTAGCAAAATAA
- a CDS encoding NAD-dependent epimerase/dehydratase: MNIAIIGCGYVGCAVAQYWQEKANFVVTATTTSPTRVPVLEAVAQKVILTKGNDIEGLKSVLQNQDVILLSVAAKGADFYEEAYLQTAKTLVSILPEFSRIKQLIYTGSYSVYGDRNGEVVDEETTVLPSSPGAKILRETEEVLLSAANENLHVCILRLGGIYGTGRELIKIFGRFAGTTRSGNGNDITNWVHLDDIVGAIEFARQHNLQGIYNLVDDAHLISREFFDTLLTKHNLPQISWDASLQSNRQYNAWVSNQKIKDAGYQLKHPQMIF, translated from the coding sequence ATGAATATTGCAATTATTGGTTGTGGTTATGTAGGTTGTGCAGTTGCTCAATATTGGCAAGAAAAAGCGAACTTTGTGGTGACAGCAACCACAACTTCACCTACACGTGTACCAGTACTAGAAGCAGTAGCCCAAAAAGTCATCCTTACTAAAGGCAACGATATAGAGGGACTAAAATCAGTATTACAAAATCAAGATGTGATACTGTTGAGTGTTGCTGCTAAAGGTGCAGACTTTTATGAAGAGGCGTATTTACAAACAGCTAAAACTTTAGTTTCTATCTTACCAGAATTTTCTCGCATCAAGCAGTTGATATATACAGGAAGTTATTCGGTATATGGAGATAGAAATGGTGAGGTTGTTGATGAAGAAACAACTGTGCTACCTAGCAGTCCAGGTGCTAAAATTCTCCGCGAAACTGAAGAAGTTTTGTTATCAGCAGCTAATGAAAATCTCCACGTCTGTATTTTGCGTTTAGGAGGAATTTACGGGACTGGTAGGGAACTGATCAAAATATTTGGTCGCTTTGCTGGTACAACTCGCTCCGGTAATGGCAATGACATCACAAATTGGGTTCATCTTGATGATATTGTTGGTGCTATTGAGTTTGCCCGTCAACACAATTTACAAGGTATTTATAACCTAGTAGATGATGCCCATCTAATTAGTCGTGAGTTTTTTGATACTCTGCTAACAAAACACAATTTACCTCAGATTAGTTGGGATGCTTCCCTTCAAAGTAATCGCCAATATAATGCTTGGGTATCGAATCAAAAAATCAAAGACGCTGGATATCAGCTAAAACATCCGCAAATGATTTTTTAA
- a CDS encoding glutaredoxin family protein: MLSNRRGQRVPNVTFRTRKDNHWVDVTTDELFANKTVVVFSLPGAFTPTCSSTHLPGYNQLANVFKENGVDDIICISVNDAFVMNEWAKDQEASNIKLIPDGNGEFTEGMGMLVDKSDLGFGKRSWRYSMLVKDGVIDNMFIEPEEPGDPFKVSDAETMLRYINPQAVKPKLISLFAKVGCPYCARAKALLKEHGLDYEEIVLGKDVTTHSLKAVTGATTVPQVFIDGQLIGGSEALAAYFGEN, translated from the coding sequence ATGCTGTCCAATCGCCGAGGACAACGAGTTCCCAATGTCACGTTTCGTACTCGTAAAGACAATCACTGGGTAGATGTGACTACCGATGAACTATTTGCTAATAAGACAGTAGTTGTTTTCTCCTTACCAGGCGCTTTTACTCCCACTTGTTCTTCCACCCACCTACCTGGTTATAACCAGTTGGCTAATGTGTTTAAAGAAAATGGCGTGGATGACATTATCTGTATTTCCGTCAATGATGCCTTTGTTATGAATGAATGGGCTAAAGACCAAGAAGCCAGCAACATCAAATTAATACCTGATGGTAATGGTGAATTTACTGAAGGTATGGGAATGCTGGTAGATAAATCAGACTTGGGCTTTGGTAAACGCTCATGGCGCTATTCCATGCTGGTCAAGGATGGTGTCATTGATAACATGTTCATTGAGCCGGAAGAGCCAGGAGATCCCTTTAAAGTATCTGATGCTGAGACAATGCTCAGATATATTAATCCCCAAGCAGTGAAGCCCAAGCTGATTTCTTTATTTGCAAAAGTAGGTTGTCCTTACTGTGCGCGTGCTAAAGCATTGCTCAAAGAGCATGGTTTAGATTATGAAGAAATAGTCTTAGGTAAAGATGTGACTACTCATTCTTTGAAAGCAGTTACAGGTGCGACAACAGTTCCCCAAGTATTTATCGATGGACAACTTATTGGTGGTTCAGAAGCACTAGCAGCTTACTTTGGTGAAAACTAG
- a CDS encoding TPR repeat-containing protein — protein MKSKNLVVYALVLQSVMVFSPLLLSTDKVSGQTAPAVTPTPVLSNQEREELTRLRAEKQIREAAQSDFERNFSRTTMLFNIWLVLLSLFPVAVIALYWLLRRVAIREIVNQAISQLEGVENLETQLNLVKQEAENAIQEVKKITNDLGKEAETLKEKIKVEQDNLSTVTADFSANKNNLINKLESEVQIIQKNLENLQAEFAVQLSTLQSEAQNHSNLTLENLGKLTSDLAAELSKLQVSAEQQKNLTLENLDKSRDEFTVHLFGLQSDTQNEKNIFVESLAKLQTEFATHISNLEVEAQQNKDTTLANINEIEGLFKSQILELEAGTQQEKDKIIANLINLQSEFVTQLADLQAEAEKQKQLIIENLEKSGSEFTSQFSELQLNAQQQKILILEKLEKLETDFVSQLSELQSDAQQRKDLILEELTEIKEPKLPEFGKPEVAENIQEPTQSEEVAADEYLEQGDLLFSEKRYEDAIALYNQAVKIQPNNAVAWFKQGLTLARLKRYANAIASYDTALKINPNDHQAWCDRGVAFGNLRKHQQAFVSFNQATKVKPDDAVAWMNRGLALIELEEYDEAIASFDKAIEIKPGSPKVWDKRGYSLVRLGRDDEAIASFDQALEINPNYASAYYNKAACYALQRNLELALKNLQQAIQLNQKYREEAASDLDFDDIASEQSFIQIVGETIVNE, from the coding sequence ATGAAAAGCAAAAATCTAGTCGTCTACGCTTTAGTTTTGCAAAGCGTTATGGTCTTTTCGCCCTTGCTGCTGTCTACTGATAAAGTAAGTGGGCAAACTGCACCAGCAGTGACACCTACTCCGGTATTATCGAATCAGGAACGGGAAGAATTGACAAGACTGCGAGCAGAAAAGCAGATTCGAGAAGCAGCCCAATCTGATTTTGAGCGTAACTTTAGTCGTACCACTATGTTATTTAATATCTGGCTAGTTTTATTAAGCTTGTTTCCTGTGGCAGTTATTGCTTTATATTGGCTGTTACGAAGGGTAGCCATCCGGGAAATTGTTAATCAAGCTATATCACAGCTAGAAGGAGTGGAAAACCTGGAAACTCAGCTAAATTTGGTAAAACAAGAAGCTGAAAATGCTATTCAAGAAGTTAAAAAGATAACTAATGATTTAGGCAAAGAAGCTGAGACTTTAAAAGAGAAAATTAAAGTTGAGCAAGATAATTTATCGACAGTTACAGCAGATTTTTCGGCCAATAAAAACAATCTTATCAATAAGTTAGAATCGGAAGTTCAAATTATCCAAAAAAATCTAGAGAATTTGCAGGCTGAATTTGCTGTTCAATTATCAACATTGCAGTCTGAAGCTCAAAATCATAGTAATTTAACTCTGGAAAATTTGGGTAAATTAACATCAGATTTAGCAGCAGAGTTATCTAAACTACAAGTCAGCGCTGAACAACAAAAAAATCTTACTCTGGAAAATTTGGATAAATCCAGAGATGAATTTACTGTGCATTTATTTGGCTTGCAGTCTGATACGCAGAATGAAAAGAATATATTTGTTGAGAGTTTAGCTAAGTTACAAACAGAATTTGCTACGCATATCTCAAATTTAGAGGTAGAGGCTCAACAAAATAAAGATACAACCTTAGCAAATATCAATGAAATAGAAGGTTTATTTAAATCGCAAATATTAGAGTTAGAAGCTGGCACTCAACAAGAAAAAGATAAAATTATTGCCAATTTAATAAATTTACAGTCAGAATTTGTAACTCAACTAGCTGATTTACAGGCGGAAGCTGAAAAACAAAAGCAGCTAATTATTGAAAATTTAGAAAAATCTGGCTCAGAATTCACATCTCAATTCTCAGAATTACAGTTAAATGCTCAACAACAAAAAATTCTGATTCTGGAAAAGCTAGAAAAGTTAGAAACGGATTTTGTATCGCAACTTTCGGAGCTACAATCAGATGCGCAACAACGCAAGGATCTGATTCTGGAAGAACTGACAGAAATTAAAGAGCCAAAGCTGCCAGAATTTGGGAAACCTGAAGTTGCAGAAAACATTCAGGAACCAACGCAATCAGAAGAAGTGGCGGCTGATGAATATCTGGAACAGGGGGATTTGCTGTTTAGCGAAAAGCGCTATGAAGATGCGATCGCACTTTACAACCAAGCAGTTAAAATCCAGCCAAATAACGCTGTTGCTTGGTTTAAACAAGGTTTAACTCTCGCTAGGTTGAAACGCTACGCCAACGCGATCGCTTCCTATGATACAGCTTTAAAAATCAATCCTAACGACCATCAAGCTTGGTGCGATCGCGGTGTCGCTTTTGGAAATTTACGCAAACATCAACAAGCTTTTGTCTCGTTTAATCAAGCCACCAAAGTCAAGCCTGATGATGCAGTTGCTTGGATGAATCGCGGTTTAGCTTTGATAGAGTTAGAAGAATACGACGAAGCGATCGCCTCTTTTGACAAAGCCATAGAAATTAAACCAGGTTCCCCCAAAGTTTGGGATAAACGCGGTTATAGTTTAGTGCGGCTAGGGCGTGACGACGAAGCGATCGCCTCTTTTGATCAAGCTTTAGAAATTAATCCGAATTATGCTAGTGCTTATTACAATAAAGCCGCCTGTTATGCACTGCAAAGAAACCTAGAATTAGCTTTAAAAAATCTTCAACAGGCAATTCAATTAAACCAAAAATATCGAGAAGAAGCTGCATCAGACCTTGATTTTGATGATATTGCAAGCGAGCAATCTTTTATTCAGATAGTCGGAGAAACAATCGTGAATGAATAG
- a CDS encoding pentapeptide repeat-containing protein, whose amino-acid sequence MRESKPLLKNREILELYATGVRDFTNYDLYISDEIIGANLSGVNFSGLELSDSYMENINLRGANLSGTILNSVCLDGANLSKANLSNAILVRATLYGVDLIEADMTNADLRDADIVNSNLTNTNLTGANLEFTLLENNIYCNTIMSDGSIRSD is encoded by the coding sequence ATGAGGGAAAGCAAACCATTGCTCAAGAATAGGGAAATTCTCGAACTCTACGCCACTGGTGTTAGAGATTTCACTAATTACGATCTGTATATTAGTGATGAAATTATTGGAGCTAATCTGAGTGGTGTGAATTTCAGTGGGCTGGAATTGTCCGACTCCTACATGGAAAATATTAACTTGAGAGGAGCTAATTTAAGTGGAACTATTCTCAATTCAGTTTGTTTGGATGGTGCTAATTTGAGTAAGGCTAACTTGAGTAATGCCATCTTGGTTAGAGCTACTCTGTATGGAGTTGATCTAATTGAGGCCGACATGACTAATGCTGATTTGAGAGATGCCGATATCGTCAACAGCAACTTGACCAACACTAATCTAACTGGAGCGAATCTCGAATTTACTTTGCTCGAAAACAACATCTATTGCAATACTATTATGTCTGATGGCAGTATTCGCAGTGATTGA
- the cyaA gene encoding adenylate cyclase codes for MWTKVRQLLWQCRSLWIITPSVAGLILLIRFSGFLQFPEWMVFDQYVRLRPLEPPDDRIAIVGIDEEDLHELIGQDYIPDSLLAKLLVKLQQRKPRAIGLDIYRDLPVEPGHTELVKVFQNSSNIIGIQQVTGGGVPPSPVLKAKGQVGANGLLIDADAKVRRGFLSIRDRKGEKIWSFAMLLSLQYLQPQGINPPPIDAPIYRLGKTVFPAFRANDGSYVRADASKYQILLNYRGPKQSFGYVSMRDVLQDRLPPDWGRDRIILVGNVGEIFEDFVFSPFNSGFPLSIEHTPRVEIHANQISQILSSVIDRRPLIKTWSEPLEWLWILLWSGVGAILVWESRYVGEITKVSFHKVIAPFLAAIALIGITFLAFLDGWWIPVVPPLLALEGSAIAVTAYLARMGGAIRKTFGRYLTNEVVANLLENPDGLKLGGERRKITILTSDLRGFTAISERLPAEEVIKIINLYLGYMADVITQYQGTIDEFMGDGILVLFGAPTSREDDATRAIACAVAMQLAMEPVNETMKQLGLPHLEMGIGINTGEVVVGNIGSEKRSKYGIVGNQVNLTYRIESYSVGGQILISESTFQEVGSLVRIYEQKAVQPKGVQQPITIYQISGIGGEYNLYLPIEEELFVTLPEAIALQFIALDGKHIDGSMMTGNLIELSVKSAKISIKQSANSVILAPLTNIKLNLMMPNSTVFSEDIYAKLVKQATENIFYIHFTNKPLDVDKKLTTLYEKIINNS; via the coding sequence ATGTGGACAAAAGTTAGGCAACTACTTTGGCAATGTCGTAGCTTATGGATTATTACCCCTAGTGTTGCTGGATTGATTCTGTTAATCCGCTTTAGTGGGTTTCTCCAGTTCCCAGAGTGGATGGTATTCGATCAATATGTGCGTTTACGTCCCCTAGAACCGCCTGACGATCGCATTGCAATTGTCGGTATTGATGAAGAGGATTTACACGAACTAATTGGACAGGACTACATCCCAGATAGTTTACTCGCTAAGTTACTCGTAAAACTACAACAGAGAAAGCCTAGAGCCATCGGTTTAGATATTTATCGCGATTTACCTGTAGAACCAGGGCATACAGAATTAGTTAAGGTTTTTCAAAATAGTTCCAATATAATTGGTATCCAGCAAGTGACTGGTGGTGGCGTCCCTCCTTCCCCAGTACTCAAAGCTAAGGGACAAGTCGGCGCTAATGGTCTACTGATTGATGCAGATGCTAAAGTCAGGCGGGGATTTTTATCGATTCGCGATCGCAAAGGAGAAAAAATTTGGAGCTTTGCAATGCTTCTGTCCTTACAATATTTGCAGCCGCAAGGAATCAATCCTCCTCCAATTGATGCACCAATATATCGCTTGGGTAAAACTGTATTTCCGGCTTTTAGGGCAAATGATGGTAGCTATGTGCGAGCCGATGCTAGCAAATACCAAATTTTATTGAACTATCGGGGGCCAAAACAGTCCTTTGGCTATGTTTCTATGAGAGATGTGTTACAAGATCGTCTCCCACCCGATTGGGGACGCGATCGCATCATCTTAGTTGGTAATGTGGGGGAAATTTTTGAAGATTTTGTCTTTTCTCCCTTCAATAGCGGTTTCCCTTTGAGTATCGAACACACGCCGAGAGTAGAAATCCATGCTAATCAAATTAGTCAAATTCTCAGCAGTGTAATCGATCGGCGTCCTTTAATTAAAACTTGGTCAGAACCATTAGAGTGGTTGTGGATTTTGCTATGGTCGGGAGTAGGCGCTATCCTGGTTTGGGAATCGCGATACGTTGGTGAAATCACCAAAGTGTCATTTCATAAAGTAATCGCTCCTTTTCTGGCGGCGATCGCTCTAATAGGTATAACCTTTTTGGCTTTTCTAGACGGTTGGTGGATACCAGTGGTACCGCCATTATTAGCTTTAGAAGGAAGTGCGATCGCAGTTACAGCTTACCTAGCGCGCATGGGTGGAGCAATTCGCAAAACTTTTGGACGTTATTTAACTAATGAAGTAGTTGCCAATTTATTAGAAAATCCTGATGGACTCAAGTTAGGAGGCGAAAGACGCAAAATTACTATCCTCACCTCTGATTTGCGCGGATTTACAGCTATATCTGAACGCTTACCCGCCGAAGAAGTGATTAAAATTATCAATCTCTACTTGGGATACATGGCTGATGTAATTACCCAGTACCAAGGAACCATTGATGAATTCATGGGGGATGGAATTTTGGTACTGTTTGGCGCTCCTACCAGTAGAGAAGATGATGCCACAAGAGCGATCGCTTGTGCTGTAGCCATGCAATTAGCGATGGAGCCTGTTAACGAAACAATGAAACAACTAGGATTACCCCATTTGGAAATGGGAATTGGGATTAATACTGGTGAAGTTGTTGTAGGTAATATTGGCTCCGAGAAACGTAGTAAATATGGCATTGTTGGCAACCAAGTTAACCTCACCTATCGCATAGAATCTTATAGCGTCGGCGGGCAAATTTTGATTTCCGAATCAACCTTTCAAGAGGTAGGTTCATTGGTCAGAATCTACGAACAAAAAGCCGTCCAACCAAAAGGTGTACAGCAACCCATCACAATTTATCAGATTAGCGGTATTGGTGGAGAATATAATCTTTATCTGCCGATAGAAGAAGAGTTATTTGTGACTTTACCAGAAGCAATTGCGCTACAATTTATAGCTTTAGATGGTAAGCATATTGATGGCTCAATGATGACAGGAAATTTGATAGAGCTTTCAGTAAAATCAGCAAAAATTAGCATTAAGCAAAGTGCAAATTCTGTAATTTTAGCACCTCTTACTAATATCAAACTTAATCTAATGATGCCAAATAGTACAGTATTTAGTGAAGATATCTATGCTAAACTTGTGAAACAAGCAACAGAAAATATTTTTTATATCCACTTCACCAATAAACCGCTAGATGTGGATAAAAAATTAACCACACTATATGAGAAAATAATAAATAATTCGTAA
- a CDS encoding transcriptional regulatory protein MarR family, translated as MKRRISSKQSAEVPKQDSPSVNPHTFSEHDLDWEPLPECLSDWTGFVLHWVTELGAQFYARAMTPLNLRPLQVGILQLLAGEGAMVQARLGDKLRVDKASMVTLLNDLEEQGLIERRPHPSDGRAYEVHLLKAGEQRLQQAEHVSIEVAKQFFAALTLEEQQTLNGLLKRVATSNASWKSTTAKDVDN; from the coding sequence ATGAAAAGACGAATATCCTCCAAGCAATCTGCTGAAGTACCAAAGCAGGACAGCCCATCAGTTAATCCGCATACTTTTAGTGAACACGATCTAGACTGGGAGCCTTTGCCAGAATGTCTGAGTGACTGGACAGGCTTTGTACTTCACTGGGTGACTGAACTTGGCGCACAGTTTTATGCCCGTGCTATGACTCCCTTAAATCTGCGCCCGCTCCAGGTTGGTATCCTCCAATTACTAGCTGGTGAAGGTGCAATGGTTCAAGCACGACTAGGTGACAAACTTCGTGTTGATAAAGCTAGCATGGTTACTTTGCTCAATGACCTAGAAGAGCAGGGCTTAATTGAACGACGACCTCATCCGAGCGATGGGCGAGCCTATGAAGTTCATCTTTTAAAGGCTGGCGAGCAACGACTCCAACAAGCAGAACATGTATCGATTGAAGTAGCAAAACAATTCTTCGCTGCCTTAACACTAGAAGAACAACAGACTCTCAATGGACTGCTAAAGCGTGTTGCGACGAGCAATGCTTCATGGAAATCAACGACAGCCAAAGATGTTGACAATTAA
- a CDS encoding adenosylhomocysteinase has product MTATSPRLKHEVKDLALAPLGRQRIEWAGREMPVLRQIRDRFAQEKPFAGLRLVACAHVTTETAHLAIALKAGGADAVLIASNPLSTQDDVAASLVVDHEIPVFAQKGEDNETYNRHVQIALDHRPNIIIDDGSDVVATLVQQRQHQIADLIGTTEETTTGIVRLRAMFRDGVLTFPAVNVNDADTKHFFDNRYGTGQSTLDGIIRATNILLAGKTIVVVGYGWCGKGTALRARGLGANVIVTEIDPIKAIEAVMDGFRVLPMAEAAPQGDLFITVTGNKHVIRGEHFDVMKDGAIVCNSGHFDIELDLKYLAAKATEIKQVRPFTEEYKLPSGKSVIVLGEGRLINLAAAEGHPSAVMDMSFANQALAVEYLVKNKGKLEPGLHSVPREVDEEIARLKLQALGINIDSLTADQIEYINSWTSGT; this is encoded by the coding sequence ATGACCGCAACTTCTCCCCGATTAAAGCACGAGGTTAAAGACCTCGCCCTAGCTCCCTTGGGAAGACAGCGCATTGAATGGGCTGGACGCGAGATGCCAGTTTTACGGCAAATCCGCGATCGCTTTGCTCAAGAAAAACCCTTTGCAGGGCTGCGGCTAGTGGCTTGTGCCCACGTAACAACTGAAACAGCACATCTAGCGATCGCATTGAAAGCTGGTGGTGCAGATGCAGTTTTAATTGCTAGCAATCCCCTATCAACTCAAGACGACGTAGCAGCTAGCCTCGTTGTCGATCATGAAATTCCTGTTTTTGCCCAAAAAGGCGAAGATAACGAAACCTATAACCGCCACGTTCAAATAGCTCTCGACCATCGCCCCAACATTATTATTGATGATGGTAGTGATGTGGTTGCTACCCTAGTTCAGCAACGTCAACATCAAATTGCCGATCTGATTGGCACCACTGAAGAAACCACAACCGGAATTGTGCGGTTACGCGCCATGTTCAGAGATGGCGTTCTCACCTTCCCCGCAGTGAATGTCAACGATGCTGATACCAAGCACTTCTTTGATAACCGCTATGGTACAGGGCAATCAACCCTAGATGGCATTATCCGCGCTACCAATATCCTGCTGGCTGGTAAAACCATTGTTGTTGTTGGTTATGGCTGGTGCGGTAAAGGTACAGCACTCCGCGCCCGTGGTTTAGGTGCAAATGTCATTGTCACCGAAATCGACCCTATCAAGGCAATTGAAGCCGTAATGGATGGTTTCCGCGTGCTACCAATGGCAGAAGCTGCACCTCAAGGTGACTTGTTTATCACAGTTACAGGTAACAAGCACGTAATTCGTGGCGAACATTTCGACGTAATGAAAGACGGCGCGATCGTTTGTAACTCCGGTCACTTCGATATTGAACTTGACCTGAAATACTTGGCTGCTAAAGCTACAGAAATCAAGCAAGTACGTCCCTTCACCGAAGAATATAAATTGCCTAGTGGCAAATCAGTGATCGTTCTGGGCGAAGGCCGCTTGATTAACCTTGCTGCTGCGGAAGGACACCCCAGCGCAGTGATGGATATGAGCTTTGCCAACCAAGCTTTAGCTGTAGAATACCTAGTGAAAAACAAAGGTAAACTCGAACCTGGTTTACACTCAGTTCCTAGAGAAGTAGATGAAGAAATTGCCCGCCTAAAATTACAGGCGCTAGGAATTAACATCGATAGCCTAACAGCAGACCAAATTGAGTACATCAATTCTTGGACTTCTGGAACCTAA
- a CDS encoding excinuclease ABC, C subunit-like protein, whose product MSTNDSELQAQARRILDAIAFIPFEECHPLSREFSNIPARPGIYAIRHKTDGLLYIGKTKSLRGRFSGGHKAFLWAWLDKYSDEDVRIAVHPISHWENPALLLELEAIILRATEPPYNVQIPTER is encoded by the coding sequence ATGTCAACAAACGACTCTGAACTGCAAGCCCAAGCTCGGAGAATTCTGGATGCAATTGCCTTCATTCCCTTTGAGGAATGTCATCCCTTAAGCCGCGAGTTTAGTAACATTCCTGCTCGTCCTGGCATTTATGCAATTAGGCACAAAACCGATGGTTTGCTTTACATTGGTAAAACCAAGAGTCTGCGTGGTCGTTTCAGTGGTGGGCATAAAGCTTTTTTGTGGGCGTGGCTTGATAAATATAGCGATGAAGATGTTCGGATTGCGGTACATCCAATTTCTCACTGGGAGAACCCTGCGTTACTATTGGAGCTAGAAGCCATCATCCTCAGAGCCACTGAACCCCCTTACAACGTCCAAATTCCAACGGAAAGGTAA
- a CDS encoding putative acetyltransferase → MWRIIPLHYFSLSVFKGDLLKSNSLQISEYWRFETMEPAFKLASASSIETLLKLMSEFYAHEQLSFDEQAARSALTLILNHDSYGQIHLIYVDKEIVGYIVITFGFSLEYRGRDAFVDEFYIQEKYRGQGIGKQGLQLAEKICQEQGVQALHLEVERENINAQAVYRKAGFIDSDRYLLTKWL, encoded by the coding sequence ATGTGGAGGATAATACCACTCCACTATTTCAGCCTGTCCGTTTTCAAAGGAGATTTGCTTAAATCTAATTCTCTACAAATATCTGAATATTGGCGATTTGAAACTATGGAACCAGCCTTCAAACTTGCATCAGCTTCCAGCATAGAAACGCTTCTCAAATTGATGAGTGAATTTTATGCACACGAGCAATTATCTTTTGATGAGCAGGCTGCACGTTCAGCTTTAACACTAATTTTAAATCATGATTCCTATGGTCAAATTCACCTGATCTATGTAGACAAGGAGATTGTTGGCTATATAGTTATAACATTTGGTTTCAGCTTAGAATATCGTGGACGTGATGCTTTCGTCGATGAATTCTATATTCAGGAGAAGTATCGAGGACAAGGAATCGGAAAGCAGGGTTTACAGTTGGCTGAAAAGATTTGCCAAGAGCAAGGTGTTCAAGCTCTACATCTAGAGGTAGAACGTGAGAATATAAATGCTCAGGCTGTGTATCGAAAAGCAGGATTTATTGATAGCGATCGCTATCTGCTGACAAAATGGTTATAA